One window of Cellulomonas shaoxiangyii genomic DNA carries:
- a CDS encoding ribonuclease H family protein, which translates to MITVSTDGSCLRNPGGAIGWAWVNHDGTSASGGARSGTNQVAELMAVLEAVLAHPGDEPLRVVADSQYAIKCASEWLPGWKRKGWRTAGGGPVQNLGLVQAIDRAITDRTGPVTFGWVRGHTGDRFNERADELAGVAARAAREGTLPAGTMRATPVLEPVGAAPARRTRAATATGTRTRAATTRTPAATAPGAPAASPAAPSATAPSATERPEPDVLF; encoded by the coding sequence GTGATCACGGTCAGCACGGACGGCTCCTGCCTGCGCAACCCCGGCGGGGCGATCGGCTGGGCGTGGGTCAACCACGACGGCACGAGCGCGAGCGGCGGTGCCCGCTCCGGCACCAACCAGGTCGCGGAGCTCATGGCCGTGCTCGAGGCGGTGCTCGCGCACCCGGGGGACGAGCCGCTGCGCGTCGTCGCCGACTCGCAGTACGCGATCAAGTGCGCGTCGGAGTGGCTGCCCGGCTGGAAGCGCAAGGGCTGGCGCACGGCCGGCGGCGGACCCGTGCAGAACCTCGGACTCGTGCAGGCCATCGACCGCGCCATCACGGACCGGACCGGGCCGGTGACGTTCGGCTGGGTCCGCGGGCACACCGGCGACCGCTTCAACGAGCGGGCGGACGAGCTCGCCGGGGTCGCCGCGCGTGCTGCCCGTGAGGGCACGCTGCCCGCCGGGACGATGCGCGCGACGCCGGTGCTCGAGCCCGTCGGCGCGGCACCGGCGCGGCGCACGCGTGCCGCGACGGCGACCGGTACCCGTACCCGTGCAGCGACCACCCGCACCCCCGCCGCGACCGCCCCGGGCGCACCGGCAGCGTCCCCCGCGGCCCCGTCCGCCACGGCCCCGTCGGCCACCGAGCGACCGGAGCCGGACGTCCTCTTCTAG
- a CDS encoding DUF3806 domain-containing protein, which translates to MGIFEHRTPPQGAVLPTPHGPGDSPLPADPADGAGEATGAAGDSAADPVTAEPVTAEPATAAPATAPAPSDLGHTVDDLNPAERIWLAQQRTLLADLCDDPADAAAVAALFDRVRTQWSEAAERPDHRPLADAFGVALGDLVVAQAPALRWAAASDRYGTEIVLAHDAPQVLVYPLASVGQYWEDARPGWFAAQVERLTQTVRAALDSGG; encoded by the coding sequence ATGGGCATCTTCGAGCACCGGACCCCGCCGCAGGGCGCCGTGCTGCCCACGCCGCACGGCCCCGGCGACTCCCCGCTCCCCGCCGACCCCGCAGACGGCGCCGGCGAGGCGACCGGTGCCGCCGGCGACTCCGCCGCAGATCCGGTCACTGCGGAGCCGGTCACCGCGGAGCCCGCCACCGCAGCGCCCGCCACCGCGCCGGCGCCGAGCGACCTCGGGCACACCGTCGACGACCTCAACCCGGCCGAGCGCATCTGGCTCGCCCAGCAGCGGACCCTCCTCGCGGACCTGTGCGACGACCCCGCGGACGCGGCGGCCGTCGCGGCGTTGTTCGACCGCGTGCGCACGCAGTGGTCCGAGGCGGCCGAGCGGCCCGACCACCGTCCCCTGGCCGACGCGTTCGGCGTGGCACTCGGCGACCTCGTCGTGGCGCAGGCGCCCGCCCTGCGGTGGGCCGCGGCCAGCGACCGCTACGGCACGGAGATCGTGCTCGCGCACGACGCACCGCAGGTGCTCGTGTACCCGCTCGCGTCGGTCGGCCAGTACTGGGAGGACGCGCGCCCCGGCTGGTTCGCGGCGCAGGTGGAGCGGCTCACGCAGACGGTCCGGGCGGCGCTGGACTCCGGGGGCTGA